In a genomic window of Elusimicrobiales bacterium:
- a CDS encoding ABC transporter ATP-binding protein — protein MRERLNLLLRFMGYAMPSGRAFAAVLAFSALELGLGLVKPYLLEVFVDKALLPQSMRTFLAVGVAGALIFLLAELASAMREWTQEKLSGAAALRLHLKFARGFYCQSLDWLRRHKSGDGAFSLLNDADAAVVFATEVPRAALLLAARLAFTFLIVAVMEWRLAAAGAAASLLVYAHSRLWRRAADDAILLRDQTHMAVYSCLQETLPRMLAVKVFGAERREANRFALKTARYLRAERALALSRIKRQVSLNLAVKCAFGAVSLTGMWLVAKGGLSAGQLAAVMAYTAQLISAQGEAAALSAETAEGAAACRRLDKLSGQPRRTDGPRPHPSGGALCFERVAFGYDGADVLREISFSLPEGGHLAVAGVSGAGKTTLALLALGLYKPRAGVVTLGGEDICGLIPSEHISAALQDPMLCDGTIMENILCCGADAANAPLACATAAVAVLAETLPQGYNTAAGEAGSRLSRGQRQRVALARALAAKPALLVMDEALSSLEEPLEIEIMRAIRAGYPGMGLLVISHRMSAAALSDSVLWLKDGAAVVSCFAALSKNREFTASFAKKDDRL, from the coding sequence GTGCGCGAAAGGCTGAATCTGCTGCTGCGTTTCATGGGCTACGCCATGCCCTCCGGGCGCGCGTTTGCCGCCGTGCTGGCTTTTTCGGCGCTGGAGCTGGGGCTGGGGCTTGTAAAGCCGTACCTGCTTGAAGTGTTCGTTGACAAGGCCCTGCTGCCGCAAAGCATGAGAACGTTTCTGGCGGTGGGCGTCGCCGGCGCGCTGATTTTTTTGCTTGCCGAACTGGCCTCCGCCATGCGGGAATGGACGCAGGAAAAACTCTCCGGCGCAGCGGCGCTGCGGCTGCATCTCAAGTTCGCGCGCGGCTTCTACTGCCAGAGCCTGGACTGGCTGCGCCGCCATAAATCCGGCGACGGCGCATTCTCGCTGCTCAACGATGCGGACGCGGCGGTTGTCTTTGCGACGGAAGTCCCGCGCGCCGCGCTGCTGCTGGCGGCACGGCTGGCTTTTACATTTCTGATAGTGGCCGTCATGGAATGGCGGCTGGCGGCGGCGGGCGCTGCGGCCTCTCTGCTGGTTTACGCGCATTCGCGCCTGTGGCGCAGGGCGGCGGACGACGCCATACTTCTGCGGGACCAAACGCACATGGCGGTTTATTCCTGCCTTCAGGAAACGCTGCCGCGAATGCTGGCGGTCAAGGTTTTCGGCGCGGAAAGGCGCGAGGCGAACCGTTTTGCCCTGAAAACGGCGCGGTATCTGCGGGCCGAGCGCGCTCTCGCTCTGTCGCGCATAAAACGCCAGGTTTCGCTCAATCTGGCGGTGAAATGCGCATTCGGCGCGGTCTCGCTGACGGGGATGTGGCTGGTGGCAAAAGGCGGCCTTTCCGCCGGGCAGCTGGCCGCGGTGATGGCCTATACGGCGCAGCTTATCTCAGCCCAGGGCGAGGCCGCCGCCCTGTCCGCCGAAACAGCGGAGGGCGCCGCCGCCTGCCGCCGGCTTGATAAATTATCCGGCCAGCCGCGCCGCACGGATGGGCCGCGCCCGCACCCCTCCGGAGGCGCGCTGTGCTTTGAACGGGTCGCCTTCGGCTACGACGGAGCAGATGTGCTGCGCGAAATCAGCTTCAGCCTGCCGGAAGGCGGGCATTTGGCGGTGGCGGGTGTCTCCGGCGCGGGGAAGACCACGTTGGCGCTCCTGGCGCTGGGGCTTTACAAGCCGCGCGCCGGAGTTGTAACGCTGGGCGGAGAGGATATATGCGGGCTCATCCCGTCTGAACACATTTCCGCCGCGCTGCAGGACCCCATGCTTTGCGACGGAACCATAATGGAGAATATTCTCTGCTGCGGCGCGGATGCCGCGAACGCGCCTCTGGCATGCGCCACCGCCGCAGTCGCGGTGTTGGCGGAAACGCTTCCGCAGGGATACAATACGGCAGCCGGCGAAGCCGGCTCGCGGCTTTCCCGCGGGCAGAGGCAGCGGGTCGCGCTGGCGCGCGCGCTGGCAGCAAAACCCGCGCTGCTTGTGATGGACGAGGCGCTCTCTTCGCTGGAGGAGCCGCTTGAGATTGAAATCATGCGCGCAATCCGCGCCGGCTATCCCGGCATGGGGCTGCTTGTAATATCCCACCGCATGAGCGCGGCCGCGCTTTCAGACTCCGTGCTGTGGCTTAAAGACGGAGCGGCAGTTGTCTCCTGTTTCGCCGCGCTTTCAAAAAACCGCGAATTCACCGCCTCTTTCGCCAAAAAAGATGACAGACTATAA
- a CDS encoding radical SAM protein, producing the protein MREIAYRKFSLAAHLRGEAPACQFELTYRCPLKCAHCYCSCFAGEAGMNPAEVRQCLDKLAAAGVLWLCLTGGDPLSRPDFPEIYDYAKSLGFIITIFTSGTLLAPETVKRLAKRPPFALEITVNAAEPELFDRLAGTPGAFRAVDAGIRRALAAGIAVKLKTQLMSENFAARREIKRYAQALGLRYNPSVKLFPGLDGSLSPCRLRLSPEQLACLERGNPGPPRLRRGGGLFRCAAAACNSIHLNPRGEMFLCGFIRKPASSLLKRGVAHCRKILLAAARRLDRLPSPCSVCRMRNECMWCPGMAILETGSPQKPVDYCCRSAEALCAKG; encoded by the coding sequence ATGAGAGAGATTGCATACCGCAAATTCAGCCTCGCCGCGCATTTGCGCGGGGAAGCGCCTGCCTGCCAGTTTGAACTCACATACCGCTGCCCGCTCAAATGCGCGCACTGCTACTGCTCCTGTTTTGCGGGTGAAGCAGGCATGAATCCCGCAGAGGTCCGGCAATGTCTGGACAAGCTTGCCGCCGCCGGGGTTTTGTGGCTCTGCCTCACCGGAGGAGATCCGCTGTCAAGGCCGGATTTCCCGGAAATATACGATTACGCGAAATCGCTGGGGTTTATAATAACGATATTCACAAGCGGCACGCTGCTTGCGCCGGAAACGGTGAAACGGCTGGCAAAACGACCGCCGTTTGCGCTTGAAATCACTGTCAACGCCGCGGAACCGGAGCTTTTTGACAGGCTGGCCGGAACGCCCGGCGCGTTCCGCGCGGTTGACGCCGGAATAAGGCGCGCGCTGGCGGCGGGGATTGCCGTTAAACTGAAAACGCAGCTTATGTCGGAGAATTTTGCCGCGCGGCGGGAAATAAAACGGTATGCGCAAGCCCTGGGCCTGCGTTACAATCCGTCGGTAAAACTGTTTCCGGGACTGGATGGCAGCCTGTCCCCCTGCAGGCTGAGGCTTTCGCCGGAGCAGCTTGCCTGTCTTGAGCGCGGCAACCCCGGGCCGCCGCGCCTGCGGCGCGGCGGCGGGCTGTTCCGATGCGCGGCGGCAGCGTGCAATTCCATCCATCTCAATCCGCGCGGCGAGATGTTCCTGTGCGGCTTCATCCGCAAACCCGCCTCAAGCCTGCTAAAGCGCGGAGTGGCGCATTGCAGAAAAATTCTGCTGGCGGCGGCACGCCGCCTTGACAGGCTGCCCTCCCCCTGTTCCGTCTGCCGCATGAGAAATGAATGCATGTGGTGTCCGGGAATGGCAATTCTGGAGACGGGTTCGCCGCAGAAACCCGTTGACTACTGCTGCCGCTCCGCGGAGGCATTGTGCGCGAAAGGCTGA